GTGTCTGCTCCCCACCTGCTCCCTGTAACTCCTTCCCAAAGCAAAGCCAGATCTGCTCCATTCCCAGACAGAGTGAACCAGGCAGCTCTTGGCTTTGCCATCACCCAGTCATACCTTGATTCCAGCATCCCACAGTTCAGAGATGAGCTTCAGTCGCTCTTCAAGGAGCTTCTTTTGGGCAGAGGCCACCAGCACCTGTGTCTCTGTTGTCCTAACCTTTTCCTCAGAGGCCTGGAGAGGGGACAAGACGCAGAAGATGCCACAGACACACCAAGACACCTGAGATTCTATGAGCAGGATGGGTCACCACTCAGCTCCATCAATCTAGCACTGAAGAGGACTGGGCTCAGAGGGATGAACAGCCTTAACTCAGAGTCAGAgagatcccacagatcccatccTAGAGCACAATCAATTGTCCATGATACACGCTTAACACAGCCTCCCCCATGTTTCTCCACACCCAAGGGCCTCCTAAATATATGCTCCAAGCAGCTCAGAAACAACACACCCAAGACAAGGTGGacacaggcagctgcctgctcttcAGCTGAGGTTCAAACTAAGGGTTAAACAGCAGCAAGCTGAATGCTCCACCAGCCCCTGTGGCAGATGTTGGATACTCCATGTGGCATTTCCCTCCTGCCTTGCTGAAGGGAGAAGCCTTTAAAAGGTCACCTGCAAAGGAACAAACCTGTCCAGGGCTGGAGGTGGTGGGGgaggaatttattttctatttagaaATTCCAGTTGTGTTTGGCTGCCAAGAGAGACTTACACCAGACTTCTGGGGGAGGGGAACATGCAGCCCATTTTGGGAGCTTAGAAAGACCTACTGAACACCCATTGACTGGGTTGAAGAACAGTACAACTTtgaagagagggaagaggaaaaagccatCAGGGAAACCCCTAGAGGCACTGCAGTTCCTGCCCTGGAACATGTGGTACCTGGTCTCTGTAGTGCCACAGGCAGGACAAACATGTGTGAGGCTGCTGCCTCCACTGCAGAACAACACTGTCTCACCAAGAAGGATGTGGGCTCACGTGCATGTCTAATGCAGTGAGGAATACTAAGGTACCTGCACCTGCTGAGGATTAAAGTGCCcccaccagctgcagctggagaagccATGTCTGAGGGCTGTGGGAAGAAGGGTCTTGTCTTCAGTTGGAGCCCCAGACACCATCTGCCAGGCCAGAGAGAACTGGAGGTTATATCCTGGTTCTgactcctgctgcagagcacagcagaggccTGGCTGGCTTCTCCAAGCTGGGGCAAAGAACACTCACTTCAGCATCTGCTGGAGTGGAGGATTAACCATGCTTAGCTGGGCACCAAAGGCACCTAcctccagcctctgttccaggaTGGAGAAGATGCGCTCGATGCCAATGCTGACCCCCACGCAGGGCACCTTGCGGCCCTTGGCATCAAACATGCCCACCAGCCCGTCATAGCGGCCGCCTCCGGCCACGCTGCCAACGCCGAGCGGCTCCTCCACGTGCTcgttctcctgctgcagcagcacagcctcaaAGATCACCCCCGTGTAATAGTCCAGGCCCCGCGCCAGGCTCAGGTCGAAGGAGATCTGCGGGGCACAAGGGCGGCCCCGTCACCGCCCGCTCggggcccagcagggcagctccccctcctgcccccacagCTCCTCACCTTCCCTGTGATGCCAAACAGGGTCAGGTACTCAAACAGCAGCTTCatgtcccccagcccttccttggCCACCTTGCTCTGGGATAGCTTTGGgtcctggagaagctgctcgATCAGGTCCAGCCCACCTGTGGGGACCAGCCAtgcctcagctgtgccagggcagcagcacctggcacgGTGTGCCCTGCACCttccatccccagcccagcacaaggCCAAGGGCATCACCCCGTGGTGCTCACCGTGGAGCTGGACGTACTCCCCGATGCGATCCGCAGCCTCGGGAGAGAGCCCCTTCTCTCCCACCATCTCACTCCTCACTTCTTCCCACGGCACCTGTGAGGGCAGAGAAGGGCATCAGCCACTGTACCAGGGACACAGGCTCTCCTCTGCATGGCAGAATCCCACCATCATGCTTAGAAGGTGCATGACAGAAGTAGAAGCTCTCAGAGCACAGTCATGTGTACATAACTCCATTTCTTGTACCTCTGCACCGCCTGTTTGTATCTCAACCCTATAAAAATACCTCTAGTTTGATTTCTGGCCAGAATCAAATATAATCACTGTATAACCACCAAGTGTGAGACCCATCTTGCTGCTGTGGTTTCCCTGGTTAGGTACTTAAGTCATAAACACCACTCAGGAAAGTGTTGCTGGTCATGGAATCACCTGGAAAGGTGTTAGGTATTGcttgagaaatggaaaaaacccaatgGAAGCATAATATGCTGCCATCTTCCCACTGACCATGAGTCAGAGAACCAGAGTCTTGATcacattcagctgcagagatAAATCACAAGGAAATGATCCCATCAGAAAGAAGCCCAGTgctcccttcccactgcttttCCACACATACACAGCCCCAGATTCCAAACTCTGGCCATGCCTCTGCAATGGATCTCTGCTAACAGGGCTGTGAGTGAGACCCCCTCCAGCTGCCTTCATCTGACCATCTGATGAGTCCTCCACAGGAAAAGGCAGTTCACCCTTCCACAAAGAACCATGACCACAAGTGATGAGACACAAGCTGCTGTTTTTAACATGCCCTAGCCTAATTTGGTGCAGGTTTTCATGAGCCTGGTTCATAAGCAGCCACACCTTGAGCAGGTGAAGATTTGGGATATTGAACCTACTTTGTGAAGAgcatttttcccctcccacctTTCTTTTTATCAGGACCTCATGGGACAGTGGATAACAAAACAGAGGATCCACTCTTCCTATGCAAATGCTGTGCCCTGCACATATCCCCTCCAGGGAAAGGTGGGAACAACTTGATGCTTATCATCATTTTCCAGCCAGGACCATGGCTCATTCACTGagactccagcagcagcagatgcagcctggggctccagcccatACCTTATCCAGCTTGTCAACGCTGGAGCAGATGGTTCGGAATTTGCTGTCCGGGACCCCACACACTGCAAACATCCCATCAAGGATGCGCCGGTCGTTGACCTGGGGAAAGGGAGCAGCACACAGGAATTATGAACTCAAACAGATGCTTCAGCCTTGTCCTGCTTCATTCCCATGTAGTTTTAAGCATGGAAGAGAATATAGGAGACATATGTGAGGGGTTTTCTTGCtatttgtaatttttgtttCCCATTCTTGGGGAGCTGagcttcccagagcagagcaaataACACAACTGACATCTACAAAGCCTGGGCAGACCATCACATTTCCTTCTAGAGCCACAGACACCTCCActcaacagagaaaaaaacaaaaacatcagGGACATGTAAAAACAGCTCAGGAATGGACCACAGCCAGGAGATTAATTCAGAGTATTACCTTACACTATCAGCCTAAAAAAAAGGGACATCTGGTTATATCAAATCCTCAatgaggatttatttttttaatgatagtAAAGTGAATTCTATAGCTTAATTATGCTCTGTAAGAGCACATAGTTAAGGCCAAAGACTCAGCTGCATTCAACATTTCCATGGGTAGTGAGAATGTGTACAATTAGTTAGGAACAAAAAAACTGCACAGGAATTTGGAATCCTCCAGCATCAACAGAAAGTGCCTTGTGGGAGACAAGAATAACCACAGCAGGTTATTCTGTTGCTCCCCACTGCAGGAGTGTCTTCATCCTCAAAGGCACCACTTTCACCACTACCCAAACACCCAGTTCCTCTATCTAATCCCAGACAGGTTCAAGGGGAAGTCCCTGgcccctgctccctggggctgtaACAGGAACACAACATAgagcctgcagtgcccaggaatggcccagctccaggtccctcagagatcccactgccctcctgtgcaTCCAGCACTCCTGCTCATTGCTCTACTACACCTGTGCATCCTTCTCATCCTGCCTCACCTACACACCAAGCAGTATTTGCTGCCATCCCAAGGGAACAGAGGTGTCTGGAAGCAAATAGCAGGCTCAGCCTACAGCAGGGCACAACTATTGGTACAGAAAATGCTTCAGCTCCAAAAAGGACTTGGGGCAAAGGCAGGAGTCTGCAGGTAACACCACACACTGAGCAGATGCCCCAGCTGGGATAAGGGCAGGAATCCTGGACTAGAGCCTGTTTTACTGCAGGCAGTGAATATGACAATCACCTTCTTAGACAGATATTAGGAATAGATTTTTTATTATAGGGGTGGTGAGGCCCaggcacaggttgcccaaagaagctgtgactgccccaCTCCTgcaagtgttcaagaccaggctggacagggcttagAGCAACCtgagatagtggaaggtgtccctgcccatggcagggtaaTGGAACTGGATTATATTTAAGGTTCCTCCCAACTGTAACCATTCTATCACTGTAGCTGGCTGATGGAATTTTGCAAGGGACCGTGCTTAGTTCTGGAGAGAACTCTgtcagctgcagcctcaggaaaACTCCTGTCATTCCCAGCTCAAAGCAAATCCAAGTGGAGGTCCAATCTTTAGCACAAGGGGAAGCTTTCAGGCACAGAGGAGGGATGAACTTCTGGGTCAGGCCTTAGAGTGGGAGCAGGTGCTACTGTGTAAACCCACAGAACAATGACCACTGCTTCCCACCACGGCACAGAGAGCCCACCCAGTCTCACCTTGATGACAAAGTCCCCGAGCTGCAGGTCACTGAGGATCTCGTGCACGATCTTCAGGCACTCAGCATCAGGAATCATGGGGTCAAACTGCCCGGCGATGTCAAAGTCCTGGGGGCACAGGAAAAGGCAGTGAGCAATTCAGcaccacagcagggctgcagaaaaACAGCTTCAACTGCTGGAACAGCAGCTTGTACACAAAACCCAACAGCACTGGGATGTGAGGGAGCACTGTCCCTTACAGAGTCAATCCAGAAGGGACAGGATGTGGGTAAGGACCTCTACCATGGAAGGCAGCAGTGCTCCCATGTCCAGTGCATTTCAAAGAGTTTGTACACTGCAGTTGCTGTGTGACACTGAAACAGAGATCCTCAAAAAACAACaagaaggaggagcagcagtaAATAAATAGAACAAAGGAAccagaaagaggaggaaaaattacTTCTCATTTGCTATGAGAACATTGCTAAATGCCAAATGTTTCACCTTGATTCTTAGGATGGATTTTTAATACACATGCCAATCAAGTTAATGATCAGGGAAAGCAAGAGAAGCAAAAGCAGAGTTTCAACTGCTAAGACAGAAACATCAATCAGGAACCACGAGTGGTCCCCACCAGAGATCACCAGATGAACTAGCACATAGAAGAACCAAAGCCCAACATCAAGAAGCTTTAATAGGCTGGTATCCCACAATTGGAAACAACAGTgttcagagagaaatgaaacaCAGAAGCAACAAGAGAGCCCTTCTTCAATTCCTGTTTAGGAATCTCCAAATGCAAAGTCTTCAGTGAGATTTTGAGGTCaagaataattttcattatgTGGATATGTTTCAAGAGGGCTTCACCAAGCTCTCAAAATAAACTGGGGCATTGGAGGAAGAGATGGGATCACACAGTTAATTCCTGACCAGCTGAGTGCAATAAGGGCTGATGCAATCCCTGGGAAAGTTGGGTGAGGAAGTACAGGAAGTGTACAGGAAGTCAGGAAAGTGCTGATAACGCTGTAAATGGCACAGATGAaatgtcactgaaaaaaaaaaacaggggcTGGTGAATTATATTgaagaaaagctgcaggaacAGGTCCTAGGctgagaaaagaatgaaaacatatCCAAGGAGAGAAGGTAACAAAGGTAACAGAGCTTGATTTAAGTGGTCTAAGGAGGAGAAGATTTCTCTAAGCATTTCCCAAATGTTTACCTGGGAAAGGGGTAGAATACATATCAAGGGATGATAGCTAGTATTTTAAGAGCTGAACTCTTTAaatgagaggaaggaaacaatcAGGTACAAATAAATTTAGCCTGGATATTAGAAGACAATTTCTAGCTATCCTAGGAGTGAGATCTTGGAGTAGATGAGTAAGGAGGCAATGACCTCAAGTCATCTGGAAACAGGAATCACCAAGCCAAAGCTGGAAGGAATTCCCAGGGGTTGTATAATGAAGCAGGAATATTctcaaacaaaagaaattgtttgCAATATGAGTCCCTGGAGACTGCGTCAGTAGAGCAGAGCAAAGCTGTTCCTTAGGGCTACCATGAGAGAGCTACGAAGGAAATTGCTTTGTTACTTGTTCTGTACTTTGGCCTCTGGGTTTTCCCTTCCTTTGAAGTCAAAACTGACTAAACATGGAAGGGAGGAGTGTCTTCCTATGCTACTGCCTTGCCTGGTTGGTATGTCCTGCTAACACACCCACAGCTGAGGTGTTGCCAGATTTGGGATCAGATGGAAATTCTTCCCCACCACCCATCCAGCAAGCACTGTGGGATGGAACGAGGAGCTGTCCTCCCATACAGTGCAAAGGAGGTGATACCTGGGGGCTCTATGACAAAGTTCTGCACCACACCAGCACTGTGTCACAGCTGTCACACCCACTCTCCCACCCTCCAGCTGTTTTTCACACTCATAAGGACACACTAAGGACAAGATTAGTGGATCCTTCCGAGCTTTccacaggcacagggaagggTAACACAGCTGTTACTTTGACAGTGCTGTGTCCacaggtgctgcccagcccacagcctgtcccagcagtgtccctgcccacagccagaCTCACACACTGGTAGAACTCGCGGTAGCGGCCCCGGGTCATGGCCGGGTTGTCCCTCCTGTACACCTTGGCAATGTGGTAGCGCTTGATGTTGGTGATCTTGTTCATGGCCAGGTAGCGAGCAAAGGGCACCTGAGACAGAGTAAAGGATGGCAACGAGAAGGGATCATCACCCCCAGTTATCAGTCACAGGCAGCACTGGGTCTGCACTGCCTCCCACCCAGCAAAGGACTGCTAAGAGACAGCTGGACTTATCCCAGCTCCCCAAGGTCTCCACATGCTGCCTCCAAGTCTCCCTTCAGGACTCTTCCAGCAGCACCTTGGGCTGGATCTCAGCGTCACATGGGCTGTGTactgcagcagcctgctctgggagccctgcctgggagaAATCACACTCATACAGATCTTCTGTACTTCCACACACATGGggcatgaagctgtgtcaggggagggtGAGGCTGGatgtcaggaaaaggttctACCCCCGGAGGGTTGTTGGCCATGGGCACAGGCTACCCAAAGAAGTGGTTGTGGCATCAGACCTGAGAGAGCTCAAGGAGCATTTGGAAAACGCTCTCAGGCACTTGGCTGgagtgtcctgtgcagggtcaggagttggATTTAATGATCCTTGGGGTcacttccaactcaggatatttcATGATTCTAAGCATTCCTTCACCaaacagaagaaatgcagaGTAAATAACCGAGCAAGGGTTCTTGCACCACTGAACCACACTGCCTGCTGATGCTCTCCTGTCAGTCTGGGgtccctcctccccctcagGACAGTGCTACCCCA
This genomic interval from Haemorhous mexicanus isolate bHaeMex1 chromosome 15, bHaeMex1.pri, whole genome shotgun sequence contains the following:
- the HARS1 gene encoding histidine--tRNA ligase, cytoplasmic, which translates into the protein MAEEAAVRAQAETVRRLKQDKADADEIAKEVAKLLEMKAQLGTDEGKHKFVLKTPKGTRDFGPKEMAIRERAFKAIISCFKRHGAEVIDTPVFELKETLTGKYGEDSKLIYDLKDQGGELLSLRYDLTVPFARYLAMNKITNIKRYHIAKVYRRDNPAMTRGRYREFYQCDFDIAGQFDPMIPDAECLKIVHEILSDLQLGDFVIKVNDRRILDGMFAVCGVPDSKFRTICSSVDKLDKVPWEEVRSEMVGEKGLSPEAADRIGEYVQLHGGLDLIEQLLQDPKLSQSKVAKEGLGDMKLLFEYLTLFGITGKISFDLSLARGLDYYTGVIFEAVLLQQENEHVEEPLGVGSVAGGGRYDGLVGMFDAKGRKVPCVGVSIGIERIFSILEQRLEASEEKVRTTETQVLVASAQKKLLEERLKLISELWDAGIKAEMLYKKNPKLLNQLQYCEETGIPLVAIVGEQELKDGVVKLRIVATREEVNVRRESLVEEIRIRTSQC